A genome region from Prinia subflava isolate CZ2003 ecotype Zambia chromosome 12, Cam_Psub_1.2, whole genome shotgun sequence includes the following:
- the SPTAN1 gene encoding spectrin alpha chain, non-erythrocytic 1 isoform X4, translating into MDPSGVKVLETAEDIQERRQQVLDRYHRFKELSSLRRQKLEDSYRFQFFQRDADELEKWIQEKLQIASDENYKDPSNLQGKLQKHQAFEAEVQANSGAIIKLDETGNQMINESHFASETIRTRLQELHRLWELLMEKMREKGVKLLQAQKLVQYLRECEDVLDWINDKEAIVTSEELGQDLEHVEVLQKKFEEFQTDLAAHEERVNEVNQFAGKLIQETHPEEELIKSKQDEVNASWQRLKGLALQRQGKLFGAAEVQRFNRDVDETISWIKEKGQLMASDDFGRDLASVQALLRKHEGLERDLAALEDKVKALCAEADRLQQSHPINASQIQVKREELIANWEQIRTLAAERHARLNDSYRLQRFLADFRDLTSWVTEMKALINADELANDVAGAEALLDRHQEHKGEIDAHEDSFKSADESGQALLSAGHYASDEVKEKLTILSDERSALLELWELRRQQYEQCMDLQLFYRDTEQVDNWMSKQEAFLLNEDLGDSLDSVEALLKKHEDFEKSLSAQEEKITALDEFATKLIQNNHYAMDDVATRRDALLSRRNALHERAMYRRAQLADSFHLQQFFRDSDELKSWVNEKMKTATDEAYKDPSNLQGKVQKHQAFEAELSANQSRIDALEKAGQKLIDVKHYASDEVAARMNEVISLWKKLLEATELKGIKLREANQQQQFNRNVEDIELWLYEVEGHLASDDYGKDLTNVQNLQKKHALLEADVAAHQDRIDGITIQARQFQEAGHFDADNIKKKQEALVARYEALKDPMVARKQKLADSLRLQQLFRDIEDEETWIREKEPIAASTNRGKDLIGVQNLLKKHQALQAEIAGHEPRIKAVTQKGNAMVEEGHFAAEDVKIKLNELNQKWDSLKAKASQRRQDLEDSLQAQQYFADANEAESWMREKEPIVGSTDYGKDEDSAEALLKKHEALMSDLSAYGSSIQALREQAQSCRQQVAPTDDETGKELVLALYDYQEKSPREVTMKKGDILTLLNSTNKDWWKVEVNDRQGFVPAAYVKKLDPAQSASRENLLEEQGSIALRQEQIDNQTLITKEVGSVSLRMKQVEELYHSLLELGEKRKGMLEKSCKKFMLFREANELQQWINEKEAALTSEEVGADLEQVEVLQKKFDDFQKDLKANESRLKDINKVAKDLESEGLMADEVQAVQQQEVYGMMPRDETDSKTASPWKSARMMVHTVATFNSIKELNERWRSLQQLAEERSQLLGSAHEVQRFHRDADETKEWIEEKNQALNTDNYGHDLASVQALQRKHEGFERDLAALGDKVNSLGETAQRLIQSHPESAEDLQEKCTELNQAWNSLGKRADQRKEKLGDSHDLQRFLSDFRDLMSWINGIRGLVSSDELAKDVTGAEALLERHQEHRTEIDARAGTFQAFEQFGQQLLAHGHYASPEIKEKLDILDQERTDLEKAWVQRRMMLDQCLELQLFHRDCEQAENWMAAREAFLNTEDKGDSLDSVEALIKKHEDFDKAINVQEEKIAVLQSFADQLIAADHYAKGVIASRRNEVLDRWLRLKAQMIEKRSKLGESQTLQQFSRDVDEIEAWISEKLQTASDESYKDPTNIQLSKLLSKHQKHQAFEAELHANADRIRGVIDMGNSLIERGACAGSEDAVKARLAALADQWQFLVQKSAEKSQKLKEANKQQNFNTGIKDFDFWLSEVEALLASEDYGKDLASVNNLLKKHQLLEADISAHEDRLKDLNSQADSLMTSSAFDTSQVKDKRETINGRFQRIKGMASARRAKLNESHRLHQFFRDMDDEESWIKEKKLLVSSEDYGRDLTGVQNLRKKHKRLEAELAAHEPAIQGVLDTGKKLSDDNTIGKEEIQQRLAQFVDHWKELKQLAAARGQRLEESLEYQQFVANVEEEEAWINEKMTLVASEDYGDTLAAIQGLLKKHEAFETDFTVHKDRVNDICANGEDLIKKNNHHEANITAKMKGLRGKVSDLEKAAAQRKAKLDENSAFLQFNWKADVVESWIGEKENSLKTDDYGRDLSSVQTLLTKQETFDAGLQAFQQEGIANITALKDQLLAAKHIQSKAIEARHASLMKRWNQLLANSATRKKKLLEAQEHFRKVEDLFLTFAKKASAFNSWFENAEEDLTDPVRCNSLEEIKALREAHDAFRSSLSSAQADFNQLAELDRQIKSFRVASNPYTWFTMEALEETWRNLQKIIKERELELQKEQRRQEENDKLRQEFAQHANAFHQWIQETRTYLLDGSCMVEESGTLESQLEATKRKHQEIRAMRSQLKKIEDLGAAMEEALILDNKYTEHSTVGLAQQWDQLDQLGMRMQHNLEQQIQARNTTGVTEEALKEFSMMFKHFDKDKSGRLNHQEFKSCLRSLGYDLPMVEEGEPDPEFESILDTVDPNRDGHVSLQEYMAFMISRETENVKSSEEIESAFRALSSEGKPYVTKEELYQNLTREQADYCISHMKPYMDGKGRELPAAYDYIEFTRSLFVN; encoded by the exons atgGATCCAAGTGGTGTAAAAGTGTTGGAAACGGCAGAGGATATCCAAGAAAGACGTCAGCAAGTTTTGGACCGTTACCACAGGTTCAAGGAGCTCTCTTCTCTAAGGCGCCAAAAACTTGAAGATTCCTATCGATTCCAGTTTTTCCAGCGTGATGCAGATGAGCTGGAAAAATGGATCCAAGAGAAACTGCAGATTGCATCTGATGAAAATTACAAAGACCCAAGCAATTTGCAG GGGAAGCTGCAGAAGCACCAAGCCTTTGAAGCTGAGGTGCAGGCCAATTCAGGAGCCATCATTAAACTGGATGAGACTGGAAATCAGATGATTAATGAAAGCCATTTTGCATCTGAAACCATAAGA actcgactgcaggagctgcaccgACTATGGGAATTACTGATGGAAAAGATGAGAGAGAAGGGAGTGAAACTGTTGCAAGCACAGAAGTTGGTGCAATATTTACGGGAATGTGAAGATGTCTTGGACTGGATCAATGATAAG GAAGCAATAGTGACATCAGAAGAGCTTGGACAGGACTTAGAGCATGTTGAAGTTTTGCAAAAGAAGTTTGAAGAGTTCCAGACAGACCTTGCAGCTCATGAAGAAAGAGTAAATGAAGTGAACCAGTTTGCTGGCAAACTTATCCAG GAAACACACCCTGAAGAGGAACTGATAAAGTCCAAACAAGATGAAGTAAATGCAAGCTGGCAGCGTCTGAAGGGGCTTGCCCTTCAGAGACAAGGAAAACTCTTCGGGGCAGCTGAAGTTCAGCGTTTCAACAG GGATGTGGATGAAACAATCAGCTGGATTAAGGAGAAAGGGCAGTTGATGGCCTCAGATGATTTTGGCAGAGACTTAGCCAGCGTGCAGGCATTGCTGCGCAAGCACGAAGGCCTGGAAAGAGACCTGGCAGCCCTGGAAGATAAG GTGAAGGCCCTGTGTGCAGAAGCTGACCGCTTGCAGCAGTCTCACCCAATAAATGCCTCCCAAATCCAAGTGAAACGGGAGGAGCTCATTGCCAACTGGGAGCAGATCCGGACGCTGGCAGCGGAGCGGCACGCTCGCCTCAACGACTCCTAcag GCTGCAGCGCTTTCTGGCGGACTTCCGAGACCTCACCAGCTGGGTGACTGAGATGAAGGCTCTCATAAATGCTGATGAACTTGCCAATGATGTGGCTGGGGCAGAAGCCCTTCTAGACAGACACCAGGAGCATAAG GGAGAAATTGATGCCCATGAAGACAGCTTCAAATCTGCTGATGAGTCAGGCCAGgctttgctctctgctgggcACTACGCTTCTGATGAAGTTAAAGAAAAG CTGACCATCCTCTCAGATGAAAGGTCTGccttgctggagctgtgggagctccGCAGACAGCAGTATGAGCAGTGCATGGACCTGCAGCTCTTCTACAGAGACACTGAACAAGTTGACAACTGGATGAGCAAACAAGAA GCATTTCTGCTGAATGAAGACCTTGGTGATTCTCTGGACAGTGTGGAGGCTCTTCTAAAGAAGCATGAAGACTTTGAGAAATCCCTAAGTGCCCAAGAGGAGAAAATCACA GCATTAGATGAGTTTGCTACTAAGTTGATTCAGAATAACCACTATGCCATGGATGATGTTGCTACACGCAGAGATGCT ctgctGAGCCGCCGGAATGCCcttcatgaaagagccatgtacCGCCGTGCTCAGCTGGCAGATTCCTTCCATCTGCAGCAGTTTTTCCGAGACTCTGATGAGCTCAAGAGTTGGGTtaatgaaaagatgaaaactgCAACTGATGAGGCCTACAAG GATCCATCGAACTTGCAAGGTAAAGTTCAGAAACACCAGGCTTTTGAAGCAGAGCTGTCTGCTAACCAGAGCCGTATCGATGCCCTGGAGAAGGCTGGCCAGAAGCTGATTGATGTCAAGCACTACGCCTCCGATGAGGTGGCAGCTCGCATGAACGAAGTCATCAGCCTGTGGAAGAAACTTCTGGAGGCCACTGAGCTCAAAG GTATAAAACTGCGAGAAGCcaatcagcagcagcagtttaaTCGCAATGTGGAGGACATTGAGCTCTGGCTGTATGAAGTAGAAGGACACTTGGCTTCTGATGATTATGGAAAAGATCTTACTAATGTTCAGAATCTTCAGAAGAAACACGCACTGTTAGAGGCAGATGTTGCTGCCCATCAG GATCGGATAGATGGCATTACCATCCAGGCACGCCAGTTCCAGGAGGCTGGGCACTTTGATGCTGACAATATCAAGAAGAAACAAGAAGCTTTAGTAGCTCGTTATGAGGCTCTGAAGGACCCCATGGTGGCTCGCAAGCAGAAACTCGCAGATTCTCTTcgcctgcagcagcttttccgTGACATTGAGGATGAAGAGACCTGGATTAGGGAAAAAGAACCTATTGCAGCTTCAACAAACCGAG GCAAGGACTTAATTGGTGTCCAGAATCTGCTAAAGAAGCACCAGGCTTTGCAGGCAGAAATTGCAGGCCATGAACCTCGCATTAAAGCAGTCACACAGAAGGGAAATGCTATGGTGGAAGAAG GACACTTTGCAGCTGAGGATGTGAAAATCAAACTGAATGAGCTAAACCAGAAGTGGGACTCTCTGAAAGCCAAAGCATCCCAGCGCCGGCAGGACCTGGAGGATTCCCTGCAGGCTCAGCAGTACTTTGCTGATGCTAATGAGGCTGAATCCTGGATGAGGGAAAAGGAGCCCATTGTAGGCAGTACTGACTATGGGAAAGATGAAGACTCTGCTGAG GCTCTTCTGAAGAAACATGAAGCTTTGATGTCTGATCTCTCTGCTTATGGCAGCAGCATCCAGGCATTGAGGGAACAGGCCCAGTCATGCAGG caacaAGTTGCTCCCACAGATGATGAAACTGGAAAAGAGCTTGTTCTGGCACTCTATGATTACCAGGAGAAGAGTCCCCGGGAGGTGACAATGAAGAAGGGAGATATCCTCACCTTACTCAACAGCACCAACAAG gaCTGGTGGAAGGTGGAAGTCAATGACCGTCAGGGATTTGTCCCAGCTGCCTATGTGAAGAAACTGGACCCTGCCCAGTCTGCATCCCGAGAGAacctgctggaggagcagggcagcatcGCCCTGCGGCAGGAGCAGATCGACAACCA GACTCTCATTACTAAGGAGGTCGGCAGTGTCTCTCTGCGTATGAAACAGGTGGAAGAACT GTATCACTCTCTCCTGGAACTGGGAGAAAAGCGTAAAGGCATGTTGGAAAAAAGCTGCAAGAAGTTCATGCTTTTCCGTGAAGCCAACGAGCTCCAGCAGTGGATCAAtgagaaggaggcagcactCACCAGTGAGGAAGTGGGTGCTGacctggagcaggtggaggTTCTGCAGAAGAAATTTGATGATTTTCAGAAG GATCTCAAAGCCAACGAGTCACGCCTGAAGGATATAAACAAGGTTGCCAAGGACCTGGAGTCAGAAGGGCTGATGGCAGATGAAGTACAAGCAGTACAGCAACAG GAAGTCTATGGGATGATGCCCAGG GATGAAACTGATTCTAAGACAGCCTCTCCTTGGAAG TCTGCACGGATGATGGTACACACTGTGGCAACCTTCAACTCCATCAAG GAGCTGAATGAGCGCTGgagatccctgcagcagctggcagaggagaggagccAATTGCTGGGCAGTGCCCACGAGGTCCAGAGATTCCACAG AGATGCTGATGAAACCAAAGAATGGATAGAGGAGAAGAATCAAGCATTAAATACAGACAACTATGGGCATGACCTGGCCAGTGTTCAGGCTCTGCAGCGCAAACATGAAGGCTTTGAGAGAGACTTGGCAGCTCTGGGAGACAAG GTGAATTCTCTTGGTGAAACTGCCCAGCGTCTGATCCAGTCACATCCAGAATCTGCTGAAGATCTCCAAGAAAAATGCACAGAGTTGAATCAGGCTTGGAACAGTCTGGGGAAACGTGCAGACCAACGCAAAGAGAAGCTTGGGGACTCTCACGACCTGCAGCGTTTCCTCAGTGACTTCAG GGACCTCATGTCTTGGATCAACGGGATCCGGGGCCTGGTCTCCTCAGATGAACTCGCAAAGGATGTGACTGGAGCTGAAGCTTTACTGGAAAGGCACCAG GAACACCGCACGGAAATAGATGCAAGAGCTGGCACTTTCCAGGCCTTTGAACAGTTTGGACAACAACTTCTAGCCCATGGACACTATGCCAGCCCAGAGATCAAGGAGAAACTGGATATTCTGGACCAGGAACGGACAGACCTGGAGAAGGCCTGGGTCCAGCGCAGGATGATGCTGGACCAGTGCCTGGAACTACAG ctaTTTCATCGGGACTGTGAACAAGCTGAAAACTGGATGGCTGCCCGGGAGGCTTTCCTGAATACAGAGGACAAAGGAGACTCCCTAGACAGTGTGGAGGCACTCATCAAGAAACATGAAGATTTTGATAAAGCAATCAATGTCCAG GAAGAGAAAATTGCAGTCCTGCAGTCCTTTGCTGACCAGCTGATTGCTGCAGACCATTATGCCAAGGGAGTCATCGCCAGCAGACGCAACGAGGTCCTGGACAG GTGGCTTCGTCTGAAGGCCCAAATGATTGAGAAGAGATCGAAGCTGGGAGAGTCTCAGACCCTCCAGCAGTTCAGTCGTGATGTGGATGAAATAGAAGCCTGGATCAGTGAAAAGCTCCAGACTGCAAGTGATGAGTCCTATAAGGATCCCACAAATATCCAG CTTTCCAAACTGCTG AGCAAACACCAGAAGCACCAGGCCTTTGAAGCCGAGCTCCACGCCAACGCCGACCGCATCCGCGGCGTCATCGACATGGGCAACTCCCTCATCGAGAGGGGCGCGTGTGCCGGCAGCGAGGACGCCGTCAAG GCACgcctggctgccctggctgaCCAGTGGCAATTCCTGGTACAGAAATCAGCAGAGAAGAGTCAGAAACTGAAAGAAGCTAATAAGCAACAGAATTTCAATACTGGAATCAAGGACTTTGACTTTTGGCTTTCAGAG GTGGAAGCTTTGTTGGCATCTGAGGACTATGGGAAGGACTTGGCATCTGTTAACAACCTTCTGAAGAAACACCAGTTACTGGAAGCTGATATATCTGCTCATGAG GACCGCCTGAAGGACCTGAACAGCCAGGCTGACAGTCTGATGACCAGCAGTGCCTTTGACACGTCCCAAGTGAAGGACAAACGCGAGACCATCAACGGGCGCTTCCAGCGCATCAAGGGCATGGCCAGCGCCCGCCGCGCCAAGCTCAACGAGAGCCACCGCCTGCACCAGTTCTTCCGTGACATGGACGACGAGGAGTCCTGGATCAA AGAGAAGAAACTGTTGGTCAGCTCAGAGGACTATGGCAGAGACCTGACTGGAGTGCAGAATCTGAGGAAGAAACACAAGCGCTTGGAAGCAGAATTAGCTGCCCATGAACCTGCTATCCAG gGTGTACTGGACACGGGTAAGAAGCTTTCGGATGACAACACAATTGGAAAGGAGGAGATACAGCAGAGACTGGCTCAGTTTGTGGATCACTGGAAAGAGTTAAAGCAGTTGGCAGCTGCTAG GGGTCAGCGTCTGGAGGAGTCTCTGGAGTATCAGCAGTTTGTAGCAAATGTTGAGGAAGAAGAAGCCTGGATCAATGAGAAAATGACACTGGTAGCCAGTGAGGATTATGGGGACACACTTGCTGCTATCCAG GGCTTGCTGAAGAAGCACGAGGCATTTGAGACTGATTTTACTGTCCACAAGGACAGAGTGAACGATATCTGTGCTAATGGAGAGGATCTCATTAAAAAG AACAATCACCACGAGGCAAACATCACTGCCAAGATGAAGGGGCTCAGAGGCAAAGTGTCAGAtctggagaaagcagcagcccaGAGGAAAGCCAAATTGGATGAGAACTCAGCCTTCCTCCAGTTCAACTGGAAAGCAGATGTGGTGGAGTCGTGGATAG gagagaaggaaaacagtctGAAGACAGATGATTATGGACGTGACCTCTCTTCAGTGCAAACCTTGCTCACCAAACAG GAAACGTTTGATGCTGGACTTCAGGCTTTCCAGCAGGAGGGCATTGCAAACATCACTGCTCTGAAAGATCAGCTGCTTGCAGCCAAGCACATCCAGTCCAAGGCCATCGAGGCCCGGCATGCTTCCTTGATGAAACGCTGGAATCAGCTTCTGGCTAATTCTGCtaccaggaaaaagaaactctTGGAGGCTCAGGAGCACTTCAGAAAG gTTGAGGATCTGTTCCTGACTTTTGCCAAGAAGGCCTCTGCCTTCAACAGTTGGTTTGAGAATGCTGAGGAGGACCTGACGGATCCTGTGCGCTGCAACTCACTGGAGGAAATCAAAGCCCTGAGAGAAGCTCATGACGCTTTCCGTTCCTCCCTAAGTTCTGCCCAAGCTGATTTCAACCAGCTGGCAGAGCTTGATCGCCAGATCAAGAGCTTCCGTGTGGCCTCCAACCCCTACACTTGGTTCACTATGGAGGCTCTTGAAGAAACCTGGAGGAATTTGCAGAAAATTATCAAG GAACGTGAactggagctgcagaaggaacagcgaaggcaggaagaaaatgaCAAACTGCGTCAGGAATTTGCTCAGCATGCCAATGCCTTCCATCAGTGGATTCAGGAGACCAG